One window of the Corvus moneduloides isolate bCorMon1 chromosome 10, bCorMon1.pri, whole genome shotgun sequence genome contains the following:
- the LOC116448563 gene encoding NAD(P)(+)--arginine ADP-ribosyltransferase 2-like: MELLSLVLVLLAGTLATSIHLHWWDRSSAIKKIALDTAPNSFDDQYLRCHFKMVRVLPTLTEFVPHDDYAEAWNRAAAKWGSRPYLGRPFLLQLEQAIALLAYTMEEGLYLEFNRAVRVAGRSRREYLDTFHFKVLHFLLTEALSELRGAQGHPHCLHVYRGIDGIRFTSRIGQIIRFGQFASASLLKNVSESYGTRTTFEVDTCHGADIRYFSNYPEEEEVLIPPFETFKVTNITHQGDDIYIHLRSHGVHSKYNCAWFRGRSVPRDPPGLTGLLLAALAAVTSIP, translated from the exons ATGGAACTCCTGTCactggtgctggtgctgctggctgggaccCTGGCTACCAGCATCCACCTGCACTGGTGGGACCGTAGCAGTGCCATCAAGAAGATTGCACTGGACACGGCCCCCAACTCCTTCGATGACCAGTACCTGCGCTGCCACTTCAAAATGGTGAGGGTGCTGCCAACCCTCACGGAGTTTGTCCCCCATGATGACTACGCCGAGGCCTGGAACAGGGCCGCAGCCAAATGGGGCAGCCGCCCCTACCTGGGCCgccccttcctgctgcagctggaacaggCCATCGCCCTCCTGGCCTACACGATGGAGGAGGGCCTGTACCTGGAGTTCAACAGGGCTGTGCGTGTGGCCGGGCGCTCCCGACGGGAGTAcctggacaccttccacttcAAGGTGCTGCATTTCCTGCTGACCGAGGCCCTGAGTGAGCTGCGGGGTGCCCAGGGCCACCCCCACTGCCTCCACGTGTACCGGGGTATCGATGGTATCCGCTTCACCAGCAGGATCGGACAGATCATCCGCTTTGGCCAGTTCGCCTCCGCCTCCTTGCTGAAAAATGTCAGCGAGTCCTACGGCACCAGAACCACCTTTGAGGTGGACACCTGCCACGGTGCTGACATCCGGTACTTCTCCAACTAccccgaggaggaggaggtccTCATCCCACCCTTTGAGACCTTCAAGGTCACCAATATCACCCACCAAGGGGACGACATCTACATCCACCTCCGCTCCCATGGCGTGCACAGCAAATACAACTGCGCGTGGTTCCGAG GCAGAAGTGtccccagagaccccccagGCCTCACTGGACTCCTCCTGGCAGCGCTGGCAGCTGTCACCAGCATCCCCTGA
- the CCDC166 gene encoding coiled-coil domain-containing protein 166: MGWDGIDGLRSMLPNTWAPGPVWPAANQKQWNQGSSWKTWEQGSFLQLGWERASKSKGKEDAVTAGKNKQRMGTKDGETPKEISDMENPPQERKLYLQEECRILTEHLDMYLGRAEQLLQGNKCLEKEAQGSQEQNQAYLSCTAKCSQDPSHMVITLNDQNCRDLAQIQAQKEELIPQYAVKEQEVRSSLQDTEAEVALLDTELEELEPYRDLLVQAEQRVKALEKELRVTRIRCAEETHAIRSRFLQEKADCEQEFHQRMQELTCRAQEVALQALIQHVEQVKAENGHLRQELLGLLQHCQLLKDAKIRLQDQQEQLLREHQCAQQAALLTPARGPRRRWDRLLHSPARGGH; this comes from the exons atgggatgggatgggatcgaCGGGCTGAGGTCAATG CTCCCAAACACTTGGGCTCCAGGACCAGTCTGGCCAGCAGCAAACCAGAAGCAGTGGaaccagggaagcagctggaaaacctgggagcagggaag TTTTTTACAGCTTGGTTGGGAAAGGGCATCCAAATCCAAGGGGAAAGAAGACGCCGTGACTGCtgggaaaaacaagcaaagaatgGGGACCAAGGATGGAGAGACACCCAAAGAAATAAGTGACATGGAAAACCCCCCCCAGGAGAGGAAGCTGTACCTGCAGGAGGAATGCAGGATCCTCACAGAACACCTGGACATGTACCTGGGAAGAgcggagcagctcctgcagggaaacaAATGCCTGGAAAAGGAAGCCCAGGGGAGTCAGGAGCAGAACCAGGCTTACCTGTCCTGCACAGCAAAGTGCAGCCAGGACCCCTCGCATATGGTTATCACCCTGAACGACCAGAATTGCCGGGATCTGGCCCAAATCCAGGCGCAGAAGGAGGAGCTGATCCCACAGTATGCTgtgaaggagcaggaggtgagGAGCTCCCTGCAGGACACGGAGGCCGAGGTTGCACTCCTGGACACGGaactggaggagctggagccgTACAGGGACCTGTTAGTCCAGGCGGAGCAGAGGGTGAAGGCGCTGGAGAAAGAATTGCGAGTCACCAGGATACGGTGTGCTGAGGAAACCCACGCCATCAGGAGCAGgttcctgcaggaaaaggctGATTGTGAGCAGGAATTCCACCAGAGGATGCAGGAGCtcacctgcagagcacaggaagTGGCGCTCCAAGCTCTGATCCAGCACGTGGAGCAGGTGAAAGCAGAGAATGGGCACCTGCGCCAGGAGCTGCTCGGCCTCCTCCAACACTGCCAGCTCCTCAAGGACGCCAAAATCCGGCTGCAAgatcagcaggagcagctgctccggGAGCACCAGTGCgcccagcaggcagcactgctcaCACCAGCACGAGGCCCACGGCGCCGCTGGGACCGCCTGCTGCACTCACCCGCCAGGGGTGGCCACTGA